Within the Nicotiana tabacum cultivar K326 chromosome 11, ASM71507v2, whole genome shotgun sequence genome, the region TTGGCATGTCCTTCAAATGGTATTTGGAGGAAGTTTATGGAAGAAGCCTTAGAGAAGTCTCCGAGTGATACTGAACCATGCACACTTCCACCACCTCATAGCCCTCAACAACTTAAGTCCTTTGTTGAACAAAAGGCTAATGCCATAAAGCAAGTGGAGGAAATGGAGGATGAGTACTGGTCCAGTCTAAACAAGAGCACTAGCTTGGCCTAAATTTCCTTATTGCTAATTGTATTCTCATGTACAATATACCTTAGTGCATTCTCTTCACATACAACTTCACCCACAAAGTGTTTAGACAAAAACTTTGATTTTTGATAGCCGAGAGCTGGTTAGTCTATAGAATGTTTGGGCATAAAACTCCAAGGTTGTGTTCTAGTTCCAATATTCTCTAATTAGTTTGTGTTGTATGCTAACCATTAATATGTTCCTTTCCTTTCTAAAATTGTGgttttcataattttcttcaaGATTTTAGATTCTTGTGCTGCCGAATACAGATTCCTATC harbors:
- the LOC142161761 gene encoding uncharacterized protein LOC142161761, which translates into the protein MKMERVFDYIYHLLNEYAKLQKFNPVVPPNAIEICSESLACPSNGIWRKFMEEALEKSPSDTEPCTLPPPHSPQQLKSFVEQKANAIKQVEEMEDEYWSSLNKSTSLA